One Tachysurus vachellii isolate PV-2020 chromosome 8, HZAU_Pvac_v1, whole genome shotgun sequence genomic window carries:
- the xirp2b gene encoding xin actin-binding repeat-containing protein 2, which yields MAMYQAAVTNQDTPGFSNGVMKEADVCSVSGGLASIRRQFESEEKSSTRTVTEFHATHRSMQEVSDSSELTVRSGIKGGESQQAERVSHLTVHQGVASSSVENYHSENDEEEYYPKLSAKELARHFEKTIEEAAPNKKIKTEHRVSHSQKASDIKVSYQASVDDACVLSNNIAEASGTDSGHLGLVPFNDYDEDFDYLPPPPPDLLEDLSEDIVFPEPPEPTPPKKHIIHKDQYCKQRELQEVKRLCKHIHPDVRKDLERELYNNINEMDMDVEMVGDVQDAIHQYKHSCSSPNGSPEREYLEWDEILQGEVQSMRWMFENKPLDCIKNCSDDDEESENRLQQEIIAGGDVKNTALLFETQHTLKLDASKSAKKTSYNEMGKNDVRAAAWLFETKPMDSLNKMHGDDEQTKEVIFTQEAVHGNVKSMRYMFEKQGMDSVGDTETMDEKHLLSLKSVMEEIKADGKTTVWHFETQCMCVLREHSGQIVEITCVRREETEKGDVKTSRWLFETQPLDIINKDLSDVKLISSISLEDSIEGDVKTGRWLFEAKNLNSSVEEWESILRQQTEEIIGADVRKQCMMFETQPMDTLKDDSNSRPITTEIIGGDVQTVRHLFETAPLEELKELPEVGKLKKSLATDEDKGDLRHQRWMLMNPRLENIQSEDDGPGKLKKIAALEDEKGDVKHQKWLFENKRLEDIREEKKELMKMINTEKIDEEYYKGDVRKNCWVFETQSMDTLKDDLNARPLKTEEIIGGDVQSARHFFETIPEDELKELAEVGKLKKTVTAEEEKGDVQYQKLVFESQPLEQIRDEKKEMTRTVNLEDIEKVDVTNYMQIFETCDVSRYDESQRIQVEGVTKGSVQSNKELFESVPIYAMQDSSGHYHELKTVRREEVVKGDVKTCKWMFETCPIDQFDESISKYQVIKGITQQEVETGTVKTAKWLFETQPLDAIKYFSNIEDEECVIKETSDIVKGDVKTCKWLFETKPMDVLYEKVELKSENGNNEVQKGDVKTCTWLFETQALDTIRDETETETVFKTCTVKQEDIQGKDVRTACFLFETENIEKITGEDGCTFKQVTEIDIHSGDVSRMKYIFENQSSDVITSTSEEFMRQLRSDQAEDIKKGNVGNCKWLFENYPIDTIHEDPDEVKETRTVTDIQGGNVDKSRCVFETCTLDKIQELSSESEMKKLQRIICEDEEKGDVKNYAMMFETQPLYAIQDTEGHYHEVTTLTKEEVLKGDVVGTRWLFETKPLDSIRDTNEVYLIKAVTEEEVLKGDVNSARWKFETQPLDKITDHSQISVKTVEDIRGGDVKTNKERFESDLTSQKLVRTVSMSEIHKGDVRAAKWMFETRTIDQIHGENTENQMEKVVVEEQVKGDVKQSVWLFEKNPLNSINEKGETEQLICEEIPKGDVKTTTWLFETTPLPDFNANSAVKTEIIGKSIKETLKELYSRRMVESKGIIIETDEIGDVRMAKYNLMNKESPEIQKEEIIKGDLQNIMMNLLYRQETKEERIVISAEERGNISSTVEQLFNQDSGINVEKEEIIRGDIQEAINNLLMEESAGKHGILIQEDEKGDVRMTIYSLFNKQEDTNIEKEDVTKGNVKGCLEKLYNPVTEQINRIKVDETEKGNVSFYSTCIESGALVYLKQLQTEHDEIEISKKEKEEIVCGDIKGTRQSLMDNQAKICRLVDREDIVPGDVHNTVKVFMTEPSTEHLQKEEIVGGDLRAALNSLTQSINQSVVQEKEEVVKGDISTALKSLQDAQMHPKEVEKPEIIPGNIKGALKSLKDLATAKVEIVIEDLVPGDIKGTLKSLEEAKRVVKEVEKDEIVKGDINSALQSLQEASNERKVYQQDIDVQGNVKGTIQLLLEPPSTAKMQRRASTEGDVKMSIKSLYETQEQVQSEKEEVIKGDVKGTIKCLLETAQQASPKVPRKEPIRKVKVPKAKKSPSQQKIQSPSSTVKKLASQTMNENIVTTKSVQSESTSHEKNTHVTQNPPSTEASKTTVLEHKTILQTHEVKTLKTEFRNLKTNLKGIIRLDKSKAREQEVPVPSFPSSLPEPDFPAPPNPPPDYYSLSFPTPPPVIQGDNDLPPPPSPPPCDLMKSDSDHLPLPPTPTPPPVVEQEFLPPPPTQMELDLFSNITATKPTKLTVKPVKAPVLCKVPKLEPVVYVDKVDIHSRLALQEPSGTKTVKNISTTERECTVSSASSTLVSSEIQSSISVKPPESPHPPLGLIPPDSPPPPSLKSNFITPLIKAEQKYRQQHKESHKESHTSSSSAAFEIDMCESISTAFKTLSSGDKSTAHSEQGVPFDFPQEKTENNVTKMTSDSELNDSSKNAAHSEALPCKPLISTTNKNSLSESAIISSAKQDIISNQTSQSTSVQQQTTSSTSKRKKKQVTTTRSIQHVTSSHVKHPEMVISNAAQVTANVLELGEEKHSPVASTDNSVNSAIELESGKKDIVNNSLAEKSVVEKSKKVNISEKTGKRKTSPDQSNTSKVNIDTEIKEDEQMVQKVKKGRKKDEGTEKKPAAQTQVVKVAAENVQVRENRERKVTEIKGEKQATQKHGEDGLASPKKKKRAKSKKDKDAAQQAQGQTQSNTILPLPASSSEVTSPALTSNQKEEEFVVVQTHKTIQGEHIAVHEEITITESKVQQSLQQQDTMVKSQKQAKTLKKKERVDSQQKSKDESVNVTGELTQRKPSKTLTESREALQRCAEAQKLLSYISELQEVTEKMDSKTVKTLLNEIPEWLIGPEEKNSLVKDIDQHNLDRIKEIVAHVQNIIQVKLMDVERHVATTEKHECEATSEGGTSGKVVQRISKITIDSKKVENQKKVEEKKNACESRKQKGKSKNPPYPRSPSPSLKMRSPSPTFITIESTRRIDSPQKRVPSPPPMPPTPPPRRSETPTSRLSRASPSPALGRASSLPRLREATAKLSPEPSPDLMHYPGSVTGRKTEIVEIPSSFQCQIKTDSKPAEEGRILKERKVSESSEEVAKLFPGPSPSPEPVHRPGSVTGRKTEIVEIPSSFQCQIKTDSKPAEEGRILKERKVSESSEEVAKLFPGPSPSPEPVHRPGSVTGRKTEIVEIPSSFQCQIKTDSKPAEEGRILKERKVSECSEEVAKLSSGHSASPDHLHCPGAITGKKSEIVENLSTFQNQIKTDSKHAEEGKILKEHSVSESTEEVAKPFPGPSPSPEPVHRPGSVTGRKTEIVEIPSSFQCQIKTDSKPAEEGRILKERKVSECSEEVAKLSSGHSASPDHLHCPGAITGKKSEIVENLSTFQNQIKTDSKPAEEGKILKEHSVSESTEEVAKPFPGHSPSPEPVHRPGSVTGKKSEIVEIPAIFQCKIKADAKSVVDEMIMKEHKGSESSDKVVKLSSGPSASPEPVHRPGSVTGRKSEIVEIPSTFQCQIQPDTKPAEDGRILKECKDSGSSEEAVSVKVSLIQHKTQDEQKRSNYIPEHLGTDTEDGEPKVPGTKGFSKEFDVLEQSGIERETLDRPDYNIKVVRDILELSEKGSSVKEEKKKQEEQVSSVREIMPQDSKQDQQTLRWLSQQTSPPPLLKDVMLEKPANQYDFSETENIIADEAGTMITGTISTTTISEHSESVVSQHAPFSYADAVKKKAPELNISPEASAEELLKKFHEMWTESESVFKSLGYSVSDSSSKVGDVHSVSDESVSHGWSDSRQKEIP from the exons ATGGCCATGTATCAAGCTGCTGTTACCAACCAGGACACACCAGGCTTTTCCAACGGg GTCATGAAAGAAGCTGATGTCTGCTCTGTGTCTGGAGGGCTGGCCAGCATTCGCAGACAGTTTGAAAGTGAAGAGAAGTCTTCCACTCGCACAGTGACAGAGTTTCATGCCACACATAGATCCATGCAG GAAGTGTCAGACTCATCTGAGCTAACAGTGAGAAGCGGAATTAAAGGAGGAGAATCCCAACAGGCTGAAAGG GTTTCACATCTGACTGTTCACCAGGGAGTGGCCTCTTCTAGTGTTGAAAACTATCATAGTGAGAATG ATGAAGAGGAGTATTATCCAAAACTCTCAGCCAAAGAGCTGGCACGGCACTTTGAGAAGACCATTGAGGAAGCTGCTCCAAATAAGAAAATCAAG ACTGAACATAGAGTCAGCCATTCTCAGAAGGCCTCAGATATAAAAGTATCCTATCAGGCCTCCGTGGATGACGCGTGTGTCCTGTCAAACAATATAGCAGAAGCTTCTGGAACAGATTCAGGGCATTTAGGATTAGTGCCTTTTAATGATTATGATGAAGACTTCGATTACTTACCTCCTCCACCACCAGACTTACTGGAGGATCTCTCTGAAGACATAGTTTTCCCAGAGCCCCCTGAACCAACACCCCCAAAGAAGCACATCATTCACAAAGATCAATATTGTAAACAGAGAGAACTGCAGGAAGTGAAGCGCCTGTGCAAGCACATTCACCCAGATGTTAGGAAAGACCTGGAGCGAGAGTTATATAACAACATAAATGAGATGGACATGGATGTGGAGATGGTAGGTGATGTACAAGATGCCATACACCAGTACAAACACAGTTGCAGCAGCCCTAATGGGAGCCCAGAGAGAGAATATCTGGAATGGGATGAAATCTTGCAAGGGGAGGTACAGTCTATGCGCTGGATGTTTGAAAATAAACCTCTCGACTGCATTAAGAACTGTTCGGATGACGATGAGGAAAGCGAAAATAGACTTCAGCAAGAAATCATAGCTGGAGGTGATGTAAAAAACACTGCTTTATTGTTTGAGACTCAACACACATTAAAGCTGGATGCTAGTAAGTCTGCAAAGAAAACGTCTTACAATGAAATGGGTAAAAATGATGTTCGTGCAGCAGCCTGGCTGTTTGAAACAAAGCCAATGGACTCACTGAATAAGATGCATGGTGACGATGAGCAAACCAAAGAGGTTATCTTCACACAAGAAGCAGTCCATGGTAATGTGAAATCTATGCGGTACATGTTTGAAAAACAGGGAATGGATTCTGTGGGTGATACTGAAACCATGGATGAAAAGCACCTTCTAAGTCTGAAATCTGTCATGGAAGAGATTAAAGCTGATGGGAAGACAACTGTCTGGCACTTTGAAACccagtgcatgtgtgttttaagGGAGCACTCAGGTCAAATAGTAGAAATTACGTGTGTTCGTCGTGAAGAGACTGAGAAAGGTGATGTCAAAACATCACGGTGGCTTTTCGAGACACAGCCTCTTGACATAATCAACAAAGACCTTTCTGATGTTAAGCTTATCTCCAGTATTTCGCTGGAAGACAGTATTGAAGGTGATGTCAAAACAGGAAGATGGTTATTTGAAGCAAAAAACCTTAACTCTTCAGTTGAAGAATGGGAAAGTATACTTAGACAACAGACAGAGGAGATTATTGGGGCTGATGTACGCAAACAATGTATGATGTTTGAGACACAGCCCATGGATACTCTAAAAGATGATTCCAACTCCAGGCCCATCACCACTGAAATCATTGGTGGTGATGTACAAACAGTAAGACATTTATTCGAAACAGCACCATTAGAAGAACTGAAAGAACTGCCAGAGGTGGGAAAGCTGAAGAAAAGTCTAGCAACTGATGAAGATAAAGGGGATCTTCGACACCAAAGATGGATGTTGATGAATCCACGTCTAGAGAACATACAAAGTGAGGATGATGGACCGggaaagctaaaaaaaatagctgCCTTGGAAGACGAGAAGGGTGATGTAAAACATCAAAAATGGCTATTTGAAAACAAGAGACTCGAAGATatcagagaggaaaagaaggaaCTGATGAAAATGATTAACACCGAAAAGATAGATGAAGAATACTACAAAGGTGATGTGCGCAAGAATTGCTGGGTATTTGAGACTCAGTCTATGGACACATTAAAGGATGATTTGAATGCCAGACCTCTGAAAACTGAAGAAATTATTGGAGGTGATGTTCAAAGTGCCAGACACTTTTTTGAAACTATACCAGAAGATGAGTTGAAGGAACTCGCAGAAGTGGGGAAACTCAAAAAAACGGTGACAGCTGAAGAGGAGAAAGGTGATGTTCAGTACCAGAAACTGGTGTTTGAAAGCCAGCCACTAGAACAAATTAGggatgaaaaaaaggaaatgactAGAACAGTAAATTTAGAGGATATTGAAAAAGTGGATGTAACAAATTACATGCAAATCTTCGAAACATGTGATGTGAGCAGATATGATGAAAGTCAAAGGATTCAAGTTGAAGGTGTGACCAAAGGCTCTGTACAATCCAACAAAGAGTTATTTGAATCTGTACCAATTTATGCCATGCAGGATAGCTCAGGCCACTACCATGAATTGAAAACTGTGAGGCGTGAAGAGGTTGTGAAAGGAGATGTGAAAACCTGTAAGTGGATGTTTGAAACCTGCCCTATTGACCAGTTTGATGAAAGTATAAGCAAGTACCAAGTCATTAAAGGCATTACTCAGCAAGAGGTCGAAACAGGTACAGTCAAAACAGCTAAATGGCTTTTTGAAACACAGCCGCTTGATGCCATCAAATACTTCAGCAATATTGaagatgaagagtgtgttattaAAGAGACAAGTGATATAGTGAAAGGTGATGTAAAGACATGTAAGTGGCTATTTGAGACCAAACCAATGGATGTGCTGTATGAAAAGGTTGAGCTCAAGAGTGAAAATGGAAATAACGAGGTTCAGAAAGGTGACGTTAAAACCTGCACCTGGCTTTTTGAAACTCAAGCGCTTGATACGATCCGAgatgagactgagactgagactgtgtTTAAAACGTGCACTGTAAAGCAAGAAGATATTCAGGGAAAAGATGTACGTACGGCTTGCTTCCTCTTTGAGACCGAGAACATTGAAAAGATCACCGGAGAGGATGGATGCACGTTTAAACAGGTGACTGAGATTGATATCCATTCTGGAGATGTATCACGAATGAAATACATATTTGAGAACCAGTCCTCTGATGTCATCACCTCAACTTCAGAGGAATTCATGCGCCAGCTGAGATCAGACCAAGCTGAGGACATTAAGAAAGGAAATGTAGGAAATTGCAAATGGCTCTTTGAAAATTATCCAATAGATACAATCCATGAGGACCCAGATGAAGTAAAGGAGACACGCACTGTGACTGACATCCAAGGAGGCAATGTGGATAAGAGTCGATGTGTTTTTGAGACGTGTACTTTAGATAAAATCCAAGAGCTCTCTTCTGAATCAGAGATGAAAAAACTGCAGAGAATAATCTGTGAAGATGAGGAGAAAGGAGATGTGAAAAATTATGCAATGATGTTTGAAACTCAGCCACTTTATGCTATCCAGGACACAGAAGGGCATTACCATGAAGTCACCACACTTACAAAAGAAGAGGTACTGAAAGGGGACGTAGTGGGCACCCGTTGGTTATTTGAAACCAAGCCACTTGATTCCATAAGAGATACCAATGAAGTCTACCTAATCAAAGCTGTTACTGAAGAGGAGGTTCTCAAAGGCGATGTCAATTCTGCTAGATGGAAATTTGAAACCCAACCTCTTGACAAGATTACTGACCACAGCCAAATCTCTGTTAAAACTGTGGAAGACATTAGAGGGGGTGATGTAAAGACAAACAAAGAGCGCTTTGAATCTGACTTAACGTCACAGAAGTTAGTACGCACTGTTAGCATGAGTGAGATTCATAAAGGCGATGTTAGGGCAGCTAAGTGGATGTTTGAGACTCGCACCATTGATCAGATCCATGGGGAAAACACTGAAAACCAGATGGAGAAAGTTGTTGTGGAAGAACAGGTCAAAGGGGATGTTAAACAATCTGTGTGGTTGTTTGAGAAAAATCCACTCAATAGTATCAATGAAAAGGGGGAGACTGAGCAACTTATTTGTGAAGAAATACCCAAAGGAGATGTGAAAACAACAACTTGGCTTTTTGAAACTACTCCTTTGCCTGACTTCAATGCAAACAGTGCAGTGAAAACTGAAATCATTGGTAAGAGTATAAAAGAAACCCTTAAGGAGCTATACAGTCGCAGAATGGTAGAATCCAAAGGAATTATAATAGAGACTGATGAGATTGGAGATGTGCGCATGGCTAAGTATAATCTAATGAATAAAGAGTCGCCTGAGATTCAGAAGGAAGAAATAATCAAAGGAGACTTGCAGAACATCATGATGAATCTCCTCTACAGGCAAGagacaaaagaagaaagaattgTTATCAGTGCAGAGGAAAGAGGAAATATCAGTAGCACTGTGGAACAGCTGTTCAATCAGGATTCTGGCATTAATGTAGAAAAAGAGGAAATTATTAGGGGTGACATTCAAGAAGCCATAAACAACCTATTGATGGAGGAGAGTGCTGGCAAACATGGAATTCTTATACAGGAGGATGAAAAAGGAGATGTGCGCATGACTATATATtctctttttaataaacaagaGGATACCAATATTGAAAAAGAGGATGTGACTAAAGGCAATGTAAAAGGCTGTCTAGAAAAACTTTATAATCCAGTCACAGAACAAATTAATAGAATTAAGGTAGATGAAACTGAAAAGGGAAATGTGAGCTTTTATTCAACTTGCATTGAGTCAGGGGCTCTGGTCTACTTGAAACAGCTCCAAACAGAGCATGACGAGATTGaaataagtaagaaagaaaaggaagaaattgTTTGTGGTGATATTAAAGGGACAAGACAAAGCCTTATGGATAACCAAGCTAAAATCTGTCGCCTTGTGGATAGGGAAGATATTGTGCCTGGTGATGTCCATAACACAGTCAAGGTTTTCATGACAGAGCCTTCAACTGAACATCTCCAGAAAGAAGAAATAGTAGGCGGTGATTTAAGAGCTGCTCTGAACTCTCTGACACAGTCTATAAATCAGTCGGTTGTTCAGGAGAAAGAGGAGGTTGTAAAAGGTGACATATCCACTGCCCTCAAGTCTCTTCAGGATGCCCAAATGCATCCTAAAGAGGTAGAAAAGCCTGAAATCATCCCTGGCAACATCAAAGGAGCATTGAAATCGCTAAAAGACTTGGCTACTGCTAAAGTTGAAATTGTTATTGAAGATTTAGTTCCAGGTGATATCAAAGGGACATTAAAATCTTTGGAGGAAGCCAAGCGAGTAGTGAAAGAAGTGGAGAAAGATGAAATTGTTAAGGGTGACATTAATTCAGCCTTGCAGAGTCTACAAGAGGCTTCTAATGAGCGAAAGGTTTATCAGCAAGATATAGATGTCCAAGGAAATGTGAAAGGGACAATTCAGCTCTTATTAGAACCTCCTTCAACTGCCAAAATGCAGCGCAGAGCCAGCACAGAGGGTGACGTAAAGATGTCAATCAAATCACTATATGAGACACAAGAGCAAGTGCAGTCAGAAAAGGAGGAGGTGATTAAAGGTGATGTTAAGGGTACAATCAAATGCTTGCTAGAAACAGCACAACAAGCAAGTCCAAAGGTTCCCAGAAAAGAGCCAATAAGAAAAGTGAAAGTTCCTAAAGCAAAAAAGTCTCCTTCTCAACAAAAGATTCAATCACCTTCCAGTACAGTAAAGAAGTTAGCCAGTCAGACtatgaatgaaaatattgtaACCACCAAATCAGTGCAAAGTGAATCAACATCTCATGAGAAAAACACGCACGTCACTCAAAACCCTCCCAGCACAGAGGCATCAAAAACCACTGTGCTAGAACACAAAACAATATTGCAGACTCACGAGGTTAAAACTTTAAAGACTGAATTCCGCAATCTCAAAACAAACCTTAAAGGTATAATAAGATTAGATAAAAGCAAAGCCAGAGAGCAAGAGGTTCCTGTACCATCATTTCCCTCTTCACTACCTGAGCCTGACTTCCCTGCTCCTCCAAATCCTCCTCCAGATTATTATAGCCTTTCTTTTCCTACGCCTCCTCCTGTTATCCAGGGCGATAATGATCTTCCTCCACCACCCAGTCCTCCTCCTTGTGACTTGATGAAATCAGATTCTGATCATTTACCGCTCCCTCCTACTCCAACACCTCCTCCTGTTGTAGAACAAGAATTCCTTCCCCCACCTCCAACTCAGATGGAGCTCGACCTCTTTTCCAATATAACAGCAACCAAGCCTACTAAACTGACAGTGAAGCCAGTCAAAGCTCCAGTTTTGTGTAAAGTACCAAAGTTGGAACCAGTTGTATATGTTGACAAAGTGGATATACATTCTAGATTAGCTTTACAAGAGCCTTCAGGCACTAAAACAGTGAAAAACATCAGcacaacagagagagaatgtacgGTTTCATCTGCCTCATCCACTCTTGTCTCATCTGAGATCCAATCATCCATTTCAGTGAAGCCACCTGAGTCCCCACATCCTCCCTTGGGTCTTATTCCACCAGATTCACCACCGCCGCCATCTCTGAAAAGTAACTTCATAACTCCATTAATTAAAGCTGAGCAAAAATACAGGCAGCAGCACAAGGAGAGCCACAAGGAGAGCCACACATCATCCAGCTCCGCAGCATTTGAAATTGACATGTGTGAGTCTATCAGTACAGCCTTTAAAACGCTTTCCTCAGGAGACAAGAGCACTGCACATTCTGAACAGGGCGTACCATTTGATTTCCcacaagagaaaacagaaaataatgtgaccaaaatGACATCAGACTCAGAGTTGAATGATTCATCCAAGAATGCTGCACATTCAGAAGCTCTCCCATGCAAGCCTTTAATCTCTACCACAAATAAAAATTCTCTTTCTGAGTCTGCCATTATTTCCTCAGCTAAGCAGGACATTATCTCTAATCAGacatctcaaagcacttcagTCCAGCAGCAGACCACATCTAGCACAtctaaaaggaagaaaaaacaagtgACAACAACAAGAAGTATTCAGCATGTGACCTCAAGTCATGTTAAACACCCAGAGATGGTTATTAGCAATGCTGCACAGGTAACTGCAAATGTCCTGGAACTAGGTGAAGAAAAACACAGTCCAGTTGCCTCTACAGATAACTCTGTGAATAGTGCGATTGAGTTAGAAAGTGGCAAAAAAGATATTGTAAATAATAGTTTGGCTGAAAAATCTGTAGtggaaaaaagtaagaaagttAATATCTCTGAAAAAACAGGCAAGAGAAAGACATCCCCTGATCAGAGCAACACTTCAAAGGTAAATATAGACACAGAAATTAAAGAAGATGAGCAAATGGTtcaaaaagtgaagaaaggccGCAAAAAAGATGAGGGCACAGAAAAAAAGCCGGCAGCTCAAACTCAAGTGGTGAAGGTGGCAGCAGAAAATGTCCAggtgagagaaaacagagaaaggAAAGTCACAGAGATTAAAGGGGAAAAACAGGCCACACAAAAGCACGGTGAGGATGGTCTTGCCTCtccaaagaaaaagaagagagctAAATCCAAGAAAGACAAGGACGCAGCTCAGCAAGCCCAGGGGCAAACACAAAGTAATACCATTCTTCCTCTGCCTGCCTCCTCCTCAGAGGTAACATCTCCAGCTTTGACATCTAATCAGAAAGAAGAGGAATTTGTGGTGGTGCAGACCCACAAAACCATTCAAGGAGAACACATTGCAGTCCATGAAGAGATCACCATCACGGAGAGCAAAGTTCAGCAAAGTTTGCAGCAACAGGACACTATGGTAAAGTCTCAAAAACAGGCCAAGACTCTGAAAAAGAAGGAACGGGTTGACAGCCAACAGAAATCTAAAGATGAAAGTGTAAATGTGACAGGGGAGCTGACACAAAGGAAGCCTTCCAAGACTTTGACAGAAAGCAGAGAGGCATTACAAAGATGTGCAGAAGCTCAGAAGTTGCTGTCTTATATCTCAGAGTTACAGGAAGTTACAGAAAAAATGGACTCTAAGACTGTGAAGACATTACTCAATGAAATCCCAGAGTGGCTTATTGGTCCAGAGGAAAAGAATAGCTTGGTGAAAGATATAGATCAACATAATTTGGACAGAATCAAAGAAATTGTAGCTCATGTACAAAATATCATTCAAGTAAAATTAATGGATGTTGAAAGACATGTTGCAACCACTGAAAAACATGAATGTGAAGCTACATCTGAAGGGGGTACATCAGGCAAGGTTGTTCAAAGGATTTCAAAAATCACTAtagattccaaaaaagttgaaAACCAAAAGAAagtagaggagaaaaaaaacgctTGTGAAAGTCGCAAACAAAAAGGCAAGAGCAAAAATCCTCCTTACCCCAGATCACCATCACCTTCATTAAAAATGCGTTCACCATCACCCACATTTATCACCATTGAATCCACAAGAAGAATTGACTCACCACAGAAACGAGTGCCATCACCTCCTCCAATGCCACCTACTCCTCCACCACGCCGGTCTGAAACTCCTACATCACGTTTAAGCAGAGCTTCTCCATCACCCGCTCTAGGAAGAGCCAGTAGTCTACCAAGGCTCAGAGAAGCTACAGCTAAACTTTCTCCTGAACCTTCACCTGATCTCATGCATTATCCTGGGTCAGTTACTGGGAGGAAGACTGAAATTGTAGAAATTCCATCCTCATTTCAGTGTCAAATTAAAACCGATTCTAAGCCTGCTGAAGAAGGAAGGATTCTGAAAGAGCGTAAAGTCTCTGAAAGTTCAGAGGAAGTGGCTAAACTTTTTCCCGGACCCTCACCGTCACCTGAACCTGTACATCGTCCTGGGTCAGTTACTGGGAGGAAGACTGAGATTGTAGAAATTCCATCCTCATTTCAGTGTCAAATTAAAACCGATTCTAAGCCTGCTGAAGAAGGAAGGATTCTGAAAGAGCGCAAAGTCTCTGAAAGTTCAGAGGAAGTGGCTAAACTTTTTCCCGGACCCTCACCGTCACCTGAACCTGTACATCGTCCTGGGTCAGTTACTGGGAGGAAGACTGAGATTGTAGAAATTCCATCCTCATTTCAGTGTCAAATTAAAACTGATTCTAAGCCTGCTGAAGAAGGAAGGATTCTGAAAGAGCGTAAAGTCTCTGAATGTTCAGAGGAAGTGGCTAAACTTTCTAGTGGACATTCAGCGTCACCTGATCATCTACATTGCCCTGGGGCAATCACTGGAAAAAAGTCTGAGATTGTGGAAAATCTATCCACATTTCAGAATCAAATTAAAACTGATTCTAAGCATGCAGAAGAAGGAAAGATTTTGAAAGAGCATTCAGTTTCTGAAAGTACAGAGGAAGTGGCTAAACCTTTTCCCGGACCCTCACCGTCACCTGAACCTGTACATCGTCCTGGGTCAGTTACTGGGAGGAAGACTGAGATTGTAGAAATTCCATCCTCATTTCAGTGTCAAATTAAAACCGATTCTAAGCCTGCTGAAGAAGGAAGGATTCTGAAAGAGCGTAAAGTCTCTGAATGTTCAGAGGAAGTGGCTAAACTTTCTAGTGGACATTCAGCGTCACCTGATCATCTACATTGCCCTGGGGCAATCACTGGAAAAAAGTCTGAGATTGTGGAAAATCTATCCACATTTCAGAATCAAATTAAAACTGATTCTAAGCCTGCAGAAGAAGGAAAGATTTTGAAAGAGCATTCAGTTTCTGAAAGTACAGAGGAAGTGGCTAAACCTTTTCCCGGACACTCACCGTCACCTGAACCTGTACATCGTCCTGGGTCAGTCACTGGAAAGAAGTCAGAGATTGTGGAAATCCCAGCCATATTTCAGTGTAAAATTAAAGCTGATGCTAAGTCTGTTGTAGATGAAATGATTATGAAAGAGCATAAAGGCTCTGAAAGTTCAGATAAAGTGGTTAAACTTTCTAGTGGACCCTCAGCCTCACCTGAACCTGTCCATCGTCCTGGGTCAGTCACTGGGAGGAAGTCTGAGATTGTGGAAATTCCATCCACATTTCAGTGTCAAATTCAACCTGACACTAAGCCTGCTGAGGATGGAAGGATTCTGAAAGAGTGTAAAGACTCTGGAAGTTCAGAGGAAGCTGTCTCAGTAAAGGTGTCATTAATTCAACACAAGACTCAGGATGAACAAAAAAGAAGCAATTATATTCCTGAGCATTTAGGGACAGATACAGAAGACGGTGAACCTAAGGTACCAGGGACAAAAGGTTTCAGCAAAGAATTTGATGTCCTGGAACAGTCTGGCATTGAAAGAGAAACCTTAGACAGACCGGACTATAACATCAAGGTTGTAAGAGACATTTTGGAACTGTCTGAGAAAGGTTCCTCtgtgaaagaagagaaaaagaaacaggagGAACAGGTGTCAAGTGTGAGGGAAATCATGCCTCAGGATTCAAAGCAAGATCAACAGACATTGAGGTGGCTCTCCCAACAGACCTCACCTCCGCCTCTGCTTAAAGACGTAATGCTGGAAAAGCCGGCCAATCAGTATGACTTCTCAGAGACAGAAAACATTATTGCCGATGAAGCTGGTACAATGATAACTGGGACAATAAGCACGACAACAATATCTGAACATTCTGAGAGTGTTGTCTCACAGCATGCTCCGTTCTCGTATGCTGATGCTGTGAAGAAAAAGGCTCCAGAGCTCAACATATCCCCTGAGGCCTCTGCTgaagaattattgaaaaaatTTCATGAGATGTggactgagagtgagagtgtgtttaaAAGCCTAGGCTACAGTGTCTCAG ATTCGAGTTCCAAAGTCGGAGATGTGCACAGTGTGTCGGACGAGAGTGTATCCCATGGATGGTCTGATAGCAGACAAAAAGAAATTCCATAA